A single genomic interval of Bos javanicus breed banteng chromosome 8, ARS-OSU_banteng_1.0, whole genome shotgun sequence harbors:
- the LOC133253449 gene encoding LOW QUALITY PROTEIN: olfactory receptor 13C4-like (The sequence of the model RefSeq protein was modified relative to this genomic sequence to represent the inferred CDS: inserted 2 bases in 1 codon; substituted 1 base at 1 genomic stop codon), whose product MSIQEICYICYLAVKIFYIGTXFXHPESWNMDRINKTFVNEFILLGLSGYPKLEIIFFAVILVMYLVILIGNSVLIIASIFDSRLHTPMYFFLGNLSFLDICYTSSSVPSTLVSLISKKRNISFSGCAMQMFLGFAMGSTECFLLGMMAFDRYVAICNPLRYPVIMSKVVYILMASVSWLSGGINSIVQTSLAMQLPFCENNIINHFLCEILAVLKLACADISLNVVTLAVSNMAFLVLPLLGIFFSYMLILYTILRMNSATGRRKAFSTCSAHLTVVIIFYGTIFFMYAKPKSQDLLGQDNLQAREGLFSVFYGVVTPMLNPIIYSLRNKDVKAAVKYLLSQKSVNQLRSK is encoded by the exons ATGTCTATTCAAGaaatttgttatatttgttacttggcagtgaaaatattttatattggtaC TTTCTGACATCCTGAAAGCTGGAACATGGATAGAATAAATAAGACATTTGTGAATGAATTCATTCTTCTGGGACTCTCTGGTTACCCAAAACttgagattattttctttgctgtaATTCTAGTTATGTATCTAGTGATTCTAATTGGCAACAGTGTTCTGATCATAGCAAGCATATTTGATTCCCGTcttcacacccccatgtacttctttctgGGAAACCTCTCTTTTCTGGATATCTGCTATACATCCTCCTCTGTTCCCTCAACTTTGGTGAGCTTAATCtcaaaaaaaaggaacatttccttctctggatgtGCAATGCAGATGTTCTTAGGATTTGCAATGGGGTCAACAGAGTGTTTCCTCCTTGGCATGATGGCttttgaccgctatgtggccatctgtaaccCTCTGAGATACCCTGTCATCATGAGCAAGGTGGTGTATATCCTGATGGCTTCTGTTTCATGGCTCTCTGGTGGAATCAACTCAATTGTGCAAACATCTCTTGCTATGCAATTGCCTTTCTGTGAGAATAATATTATCAATCATTTCTTATGTGAAATACTGGCTGTTCTCAAGTTAGCTTGTGCTGATATATCCCTCAATGTTGTTACTTTAGCAGTGTCAAATATGGCTTTCTTGGTTCTACCCCTTCTGGGCATTTTTTTCTCCTATATGCTTATCCTCTATACCATCTTGAGAATGAACTCAGCCACAGGGAGACGCAAGGCCTTTTCTACCTGCTCAGCACATCTGACTGTGGTGATCATATTTTATGGTACCATTTTCTTCATGTATGCCAAACCCAAGTCTCAAGACCTCCTTGGACAAGACAATTTGCAAGCTAGAGAAGGGCTTTTTTCCGTGTTTTATGGGGTGGTGACCCCAATGCTAAATCCTATAATCTATAGCTTGAGAAACAAGGATGTAAAAGCTGCtgtgaaatatttactgagtcagAAATCTGTTAACCAATTAAGATCAAAGTGA